From a region of the Buttiauxella agrestis genome:
- a CDS encoding DUF1120 domain-containing protein has product MNNQSKVFWFISLSMASFCAMASSQVQLSFTATAEPPPCHILATPDTLDFGNINRNTLAAKTPTQIPARSFPGGISIQCEAPTSIGFNAVDNSSGSVLNKGSLKWDTPAVTVSPSDTDQRFGLGYTETNTPIGVWNVAFHSAQVDGKQAQVGIVNNGLLDPNDTAPTMRNDGKKVAWVQNNVIAVGEIFSIQADAALTIAPLDELSSSSEIDFAGSATLEIVYL; this is encoded by the coding sequence GTGAATAATCAATCGAAGGTTTTTTGGTTCATTTCGTTAAGCATGGCGAGTTTTTGCGCCATGGCATCGTCTCAGGTGCAACTTTCGTTTACCGCCACCGCAGAGCCACCGCCTTGTCATATTCTGGCGACTCCCGACACACTCGATTTTGGTAATATTAACCGGAATACGTTGGCGGCAAAAACACCCACTCAAATTCCGGCCAGGTCGTTCCCCGGTGGAATTAGCATTCAGTGTGAGGCGCCTACCAGCATAGGCTTTAACGCGGTTGATAACAGTAGTGGTAGCGTGCTGAACAAAGGCAGTCTGAAATGGGATACCCCCGCTGTGACCGTCAGCCCCAGCGACACGGACCAGCGTTTCGGTCTTGGATATACGGAGACGAATACACCCATCGGCGTCTGGAACGTCGCTTTCCATTCTGCGCAGGTGGACGGTAAACAAGCTCAGGTTGGCATCGTTAATAATGGCCTGTTGGACCCCAACGATACCGCCCCAACAATGCGTAATGACGGTAAAAAGGTGGCCTGGGTTCAAAATAATGTCATCGCCGTTGGGGAGATTTTTAGTATTCAAGCTGATGCGGCTTTAACCATTGCACCTCTTGACGAATTATCGTCCAGCAGTGAAATAGATTTCGCAGGCTCAGCGACGCTGGAAATTGTTTATTTATAA